A window from Anaerolineae bacterium encodes these proteins:
- the guaB gene encoding IMP dehydrogenase — translation MVPEFAAYEALTFDDVLLVPQKSAILPSEVSLQVQATRGLRLNIPILSAAMDTVSESRMAIALAREGGLSILHRNMTIERQAEEVDKVKRSESGMIVDPITLGPDATLAQAEAIMSRYHISGVPIVEDGNRLVGILTNRDIRFAEDLTRPVSEYMTKEGLITAPLGTTLEQAKAILQRHRIEKLPLVDDDFVLRGLITVKDIQKKLDFPNAAQDAGGRLLVGAAIGVTGDAKERLEELVRAGVDAIVIDTAHGHTKGVLEMTEYVKSRHPHLQLISGNVVTREGTLDLIAAGADAVKVGVGAGSICTTRVVAGVGVPQVTAIWQCAQAAADKGVPVIADGGIKYSGDIVKALAAGANSVMLGNLLAGLEESPGDVVLLEGKYFKDYRGMGSLGAMAGLGRDRYGSGMDTMLTKISPEGIEGRVPYKGKLSEYVSQMLGGVRSGMGYVGARTIPDLQARAKFIRITNAGLIESHPHDVIITKEPPNYQVWR, via the coding sequence ATGGTCCCTGAGTTCGCTGCTTACGAGGCCCTGACTTTCGACGACGTCCTCCTGGTGCCACAGAAGTCGGCCATCTTACCTTCGGAAGTCTCCTTGCAGGTGCAGGCAACTCGCGGCCTCCGTCTGAACATCCCCATCCTGTCGGCTGCCATGGACACGGTGTCCGAGTCCCGAATGGCCATCGCGCTGGCGCGCGAGGGAGGCCTGAGCATCCTTCACCGCAATATGACCATCGAGAGGCAAGCGGAGGAGGTGGACAAGGTCAAGCGCAGTGAGTCGGGGATGATCGTGGACCCCATCACCCTGGGACCTGACGCCACCCTGGCCCAGGCCGAGGCTATCATGAGCCGATACCATATCTCGGGGGTGCCCATCGTCGAGGACGGTAATCGGCTGGTTGGCATTCTCACCAACCGGGACATCCGCTTCGCCGAGGACCTCACCCGCCCCGTCAGCGAGTACATGACCAAAGAAGGACTCATCACCGCTCCTCTGGGGACTACCCTGGAGCAAGCCAAGGCCATCCTGCAGCGACACCGCATCGAGAAGCTGCCTCTGGTGGATGATGACTTCGTCCTGCGCGGTCTCATCACGGTCAAGGACATCCAGAAGAAGCTCGACTTCCCCAATGCTGCTCAGGATGCCGGCGGCCGGCTGCTGGTGGGCGCGGCCATCGGCGTCACCGGTGACGCCAAGGAGCGACTGGAGGAGCTGGTACGCGCCGGAGTGGACGCAATAGTCATTGATACCGCTCACGGCCATACCAAGGGCGTGCTGGAGATGACAGAATACGTGAAGAGTCGTCATCCCCACCTTCAGTTGATCTCCGGCAACGTGGTCACCCGGGAAGGGACACTGGACCTGATCGCCGCCGGCGCGGATGCGGTCAAAGTCGGCGTGGGTGCAGGCTCCATCTGTACCACCCGAGTGGTGGCGGGAGTAGGGGTGCCTCAGGTGACAGCCATTTGGCAGTGCGCCCAAGCGGCGGCGGATAAGGGCGTCCCAGTGATCGCCGACGGCGGCATCAAGTACTCGGGGGACATCGTCAAGGCCCTGGCTGCCGGGGCCAACTCCGTGATGCTGGGCAACCTCCTCGCCGGTCTGGAGGAGAGCCCCGGGGATGTCGTCCTCCTGGAAGGCAAGTACTTCAAGGACTACCGGGGCATGGGGTCCCTCGGGGCCATGGCCGGACTTGGGCGAGATCGCTACGGCTCAGGCATGGACACCATGCTGACCAAGATTTCGCCCGAGGGCATAGAGGGTCGGGTGCCCTACAAGGGCAAGTTGTCCGAGTATGTCAGCCAGATGCTGGGCGGGGTTCGCTCGGGCATGGGCTACGTGGGGGCAAGGACAATTCCTGATCTGCAGGCCAGGGCCAAGTTCATCCGCATCACCAACGCCGGCCTGATCGAGTCTCACCCGCACGACGTCATCATCACCAAAGAGCCGCCCAACTACCAGGTGTGGCGATAG